Below is a window of Leifsonia sp. NPDC080035 DNA.
TCCTGACGCGCCGTGACCACATCCACGAGCGCCGGGCCGTCGTGGGCGAACGCTGTGCGCAGCGCGCTCTCCAGCTCGTCCGGCTTCTCCACCCGCTGCCCGTGGATGCCGACCGCCTGCGCCACGCGGGCGAAGTCCGGGTTCTCGAGCCCCGTGCCGTAGGTCACGAAGCCCGCCGCCTTCATCTCCACCTCGACGAAGTTCAGCGACGAGTTGTTGAACACCACGATCTTCACCGGCAGTCTGTTCTGGACCAGGGTCAGCAGCTCCCCCATCAGCATCGCGAGGCCGCCGTCCCCGGCGAGCGCGACCACCTGGCGCTCGGGGAACGCCGTCTGCGCGCCGATCGCCTGCGGCAGGGCGTTCGCCATCGTGCCGTGGTTGAACGAGCCGATGAGCCGGCGCGATCCATTCATCCGCAGGTACCGGGCGGCCCACACGACCGGCGAGCCGACGTCCGGGATGAACACCGCATCCTCCGCGGACAGTTCGCTGATCAGCCGCGCGACGTACTGCGGGTGGATGGGCGTGCGATTCCTGTCGTTGACCGCGAGGTCGTCCAGGCTCTTGCGCGCCTTGGCGTAGTGCGCGCGCGATGACTCGAGGTGCTTGGCGTCCGAGCGCTTCGTCAGCCGCGGCAGCAGTGCCTCGATCGTGTCCTTCACGCTGCCGACGAGTCCGAGGTCGACCGGCGTCCTGCGTCCGAGGTTCTCGCCCCGGATGTCCACCTGGATGATCGTCGCCTTGGACGGATAGAACTGCTGATACGGGAAGTCGGTGCCGAGCATCAGCAGGGCGTCACAGCTCTCCATCGCCCGGTAGCCGGACGAGAAGCCGAGCAGGCCGGTCATCCCCACGTCGTACGGATTGTCGTACTCGACGAACTCCTTGCCGCGCAGCGCGTGCACGACCGGGGCCTTCAGCGCCGCGGCGATGTCGATCAGCTGCGCGTGCGCGCCCTCCGCTCCGGCGCCGGCGAGGATCGTGACCTTCTTCGCGCCGTTCAGGACCGCGGCGGCCGCGTCCAGCTCGGCGTCGCTCGGCCGCGTCACCCGCGGCGAGTACGTGATGGGCGCGGACTTGCGGCGGCCGGCCGCGTCGGCGAGGAAGATCTCGCCCGGGATCACGACGACGGCCACACCGCGCCGCTCCACCGCCGTGCGCATCGCGATCTCCAGGATGCGCGGCAGCTGCTCCGGCATGCTGACGATCTCGCTGTACACGGAGGCCTCGCGGAAGAGATCCTGCGGGTGCGTCTCCTGGAAGTAGGTGCTGCCGATCTCGGCGCCGGGGATCTGCGCGGCGATCGCGAGCACGGGCACGCGGCTTCGGTTGGCGTCGAACAGCCCGTTGATGAGGTGCAGGTTGCCCGGCCCGCAGCTGCCGGCGCAGACCGCCAGCTCACCGGTGAGCGCGGCCTCCGCCGCCGCGGCGAACGCCGCCGCCTCCTCGTGCCGCACGTGCTCCCAGGTCACGTCCCCGGCGCGCCGGAGCGCGTCGGTGAAGCCGTTGAGGGAGTCACCGGGGATTCCGTAGACGCGTTTCACCCCCGCGTCCCTGATGATCTCCACGATGGTGTCGGCAACGGTCGGCATGCGGGTGCTCCCCTCGCTCGGATGCTGGATACCGCCAAACCTACGCTGAGAGAGGAACTCGCACATCCCGCACATAGCAACGGCGGGTTAACGTGTAGGCGTCATGGTCAAGCAGTCGCGTGCTCTCGTCACCCGTGACGCCATCGTCCGTGGCGCCGCCGAGGTCTTCCGCGACCGCGGATACGGGCTCGCGTCCATCGCCGACATCGCCTCGGCGGCGGGCATGACCAAGG
It encodes the following:
- the poxB gene encoding ubiquinone-dependent pyruvate dehydrogenase, which codes for MPTVADTIVEIIRDAGVKRVYGIPGDSLNGFTDALRRAGDVTWEHVRHEEAAAFAAAAEAALTGELAVCAGSCGPGNLHLINGLFDANRSRVPVLAIAAQIPGAEIGSTYFQETHPQDLFREASVYSEIVSMPEQLPRILEIAMRTAVERRGVAVVVIPGEIFLADAAGRRKSAPITYSPRVTRPSDAELDAAAAVLNGAKKVTILAGAGAEGAHAQLIDIAAALKAPVVHALRGKEFVEYDNPYDVGMTGLLGFSSGYRAMESCDALLMLGTDFPYQQFYPSKATIIQVDIRGENLGRRTPVDLGLVGSVKDTIEALLPRLTKRSDAKHLESSRAHYAKARKSLDDLAVNDRNRTPIHPQYVARLISELSAEDAVFIPDVGSPVVWAARYLRMNGSRRLIGSFNHGTMANALPQAIGAQTAFPERQVVALAGDGGLAMLMGELLTLVQNRLPVKIVVFNNSSLNFVEVEMKAAGFVTYGTGLENPDFARVAQAVGIHGQRVEKPDELESALRTAFAHDGPALVDVVTARQELSIPPAITAKQVGGFTLYALRTIMSGRGDELIDLADTNVFRRLFD